A genome region from Trichosurus vulpecula isolate mTriVul1 chromosome 5, mTriVul1.pri, whole genome shotgun sequence includes the following:
- the LOC118851259 gene encoding LOW QUALITY PROTEIN: elongin-A-like (The sequence of the model RefSeq protein was modified relative to this genomic sequence to represent the inferred CDS: inserted 2 bases in 2 codons; deleted 2 bases in 2 codons; substituted 1 base at 1 genomic stop codon) translates to MAHTAPLVLISKLRQKAESVLEVVERLQSRLARNPEPKKLLEHLKRLSDLPITRNILAETGVGKTVNGLRKHEQVGGFAKDLVARWKKLVSVAQELERHIEPEEQDIERSSSRKRPRDAFPKEEEMEVDYRESXKASCSXPHSPDCREKKHRKLSEMERMPKASHSGETRDERKRWNKTSPFYASYHELSDSSHVHSPQPSTSPQQFPMDYDQPQEEEDEQLVSHRKVGKSHSHVFQDRGLNSQERCLGEPQDRVSVSRSKEHKTLQKEKHQLDTKEEKTFSLGREKVSKTACREESRRSPSGTNSKEKQTLSSAVKRERDKESSSKKKSXLPPLEHKDAQKSKSEKTKLSVDSFDVGKWEGEFSPKPKEKGGSNSLKTWEGKSKASDSDRKPSSHFAGAGETDVDDDDYEQPTMSFEAYLSYDQPQRKKKKVVKTTTGVRAEKSHSKQNGSKVDHKNSNNTVQKLPKMNESKAEKQHSGASSAKLKKVSTDVTPTLPDIALPTIQTNCHPLPSLALIPSFQPKRKVSSPHKEEEAGFTGCRMNSKMRVYAGSKSAYLPKMMSLHQQCIRVLNNNIDSIYEVGGVPFSVLEPVLERCTPEQLYRIEECNHVLTEETDQLWKIHCHRDFKRERPEEFESWREMYLRLQDAREQRLLLLTENIRSAHANKPKGRQAQMAFVNSVAKPPRDVRRRQERFGTAGAAVPEKIKIKPAPYTSNSSYTCSSSSGGGSSSSYNNAKEGQLYDGPSTGSAHSASAVSSTVSYHPRKPPVKKVAPMMAKTIKAFKNRFSRR, encoded by the exons ATGGCTCATACTGCCCCGCTGGTGCTCATTTCAAAGCTTAGGCAGAAG GCGGAGTCGGTCCTGGAAGTGGTGGAGAGGTTGCAGTCGAgattggccaggaaccctgagccAAAGAAGCTACTAGAACATCTGAAGAGACTCTCAGATTTGCCTATCACACGGAACATTCTTGCGGAAACAGGTGTTGGGAAAACAGTGAATGGCTTG AGGAAACATGAGCAAGTAGGAGGCTTTGCCAAGGACTTAGTGGCCCGCTGGAAGAAGTTAGTCTCTGTTGCTCAGGAG CTTGAAAGGCATATTGAGCCTGAGGAGCAGGACATCGAGAGAAGTAGCTCTAGAAAACGTCCCCGAGATGCTTTTCccaaggaggaggaaatggaggtggACTATCGGGAAAGCTAGAAGGCCTCTTGTA CACCACACAGTCCTGACTGCCGGGAGAAAAAGCACCGGAAGCTCTCCGAGATGGAGAGAATGCCCAAGGCCTCACATAGCGGTGAAACAAGAGATGAGAGAAAGCGATGGAACAAAACCTCCCCATTCTATGCCTCCTATCATGAGTTATCAGACAGTAGTCATGTTCACTCACCTCAGCCTTCCACAAGCCCTCAGCAGTTTCCCATGGACTATGATCAACCCCAAGAAGAAGAGGACGAGCAGTTGGTGTCACATCGGAAAGTTGGCAAAAGCCATAGTCATGTCTTTCAGGACCGAGGGTTAAATAGCCAAGAGAGATGCTTGGGTGAACCCCAGGATAGAGTCTCTGTGAGCCGGAGCAAAGAGCACAAGACTTTGCAGAAGGAAAAGCATCAATTGGATACCAAAGAGGAGAAGACCTTTAGTTTGGGTCGAGAAAAAGTGTCTAAGACTGCTTGTCGAGAAGAGAGCCGAAGGTCTCCCTCAGGAACCAATTCCAAGGAGAAGCAGACATTGTCTAGTGCTGTcaagagagaaagggacaaagaGAGCAGCAGCAAGAAGAAGA TGTTACCTCCCTTGGAGCACAAAGATGCACAGAAATCCAAATCGGAAAAGACCAAGTTGAGTGTGGACAGCTTTGATGtggggaaatgggagggagaaTTTTCTCCCAAGCCAAAAGAGAAAGGGGGGTCTAACAGCTTAAAGACGTGGGAAGGGAAATCCAAAGCCTCTGACTCAGACAGAAAACCGTCGAGTCACTTTGCAGGGGCTGGGGAGACAGATGTGGATGATGACGACTATGAACAGCCCACCATGTCTTTTGAAGCATACCTCAGCTACGATCagccccagaggaaaaaaaagaaggttgTTAAAACCACAACTGGGGTTCGTGCAGAGAAAAGTCACAGTAAGCAGAACGGTTCCAAAGTTGATCATAAAAACTCTAATAACACTGTTCAGAAACTCCCTAAGATGAATGAGAGCAAGGCAGAAAAGCAGCATTCTGGAGCCAGCTCTGCCAAACTGAAAAAGGTGTCCACTGATGTGACTCCAACATTACCAGACATCGCCTTGCCTACCATTCAGACCAATTGTCATCCACTTCCTTCTCTTGCACTGATTCCCTCCTTTCAGCCAAAGAGGAAAGTCTCCTCACCTCACAAAGAAGAGGAAGCTGGATTTACTGGATGTAGGATGAATTCAAAGATGCGAGTCTATGCCGGTTCTAAGTCTGCCTACTTACCGAAGATGATGTCCttgcaccaacagtgcatcagagTCCTCAATAATAACATAGACTCAATCTATGAAGTTGGAGGTGTTCCTTTTTCTGTGCTTGAACCAGTTTTGGAAAGATGTACTCCTGAGCAACTCTATAGAATTGAGGAGTGCAACCACGTATTAACTGAAGAGACTGATCAGCTGTGGAAAATTCACTGCCATCGAGACTTTAAGAGAGAGAGACCAGAGGAATTTGAGTCCTGGCGGGAGATGTATCTTCGGCTCCAAGATGCTCGGGAGCAGCGACTGCTCCTCTTGACCGAGAACATTCGATCAGCTCATGCCAACAAACCCAAAGGCCGACAAGCACAGATGGCCTTTGTCAACTCTGTGGCCAAGCCGCCTCGTGATGTCAGAAGGCGACAGGAGAGATTTGGTACTGCAGGAGCAGCTGTTCCAGAAAAGATCAAGATCAAACCTGCCCCCTACACCTCCAACAGCAGCTAcacctgcagcagcagcagcggtggtg gcagcagcagcagttacAACAATGCCAAGGAAGGACAGCTGTACGATGGCCCAAGCACCGGCAGCGCCCACTCTGCCTCAGCGGTCAGCAGCACAGTGTCTTATCATCCTAGGAAACCACCTGTAAAAAAAGTTGCTCCGATGATGGCCAAGACGATCAAGGCATTCAAGAACAGATTCTCCCGGAGATAA